The proteins below come from a single Zea mays cultivar B73 chromosome 8, Zm-B73-REFERENCE-NAM-5.0, whole genome shotgun sequence genomic window:
- the LOC109941670 gene encoding uncharacterized protein: MTRPWAGMGMAGSGTASEPAADVVARDDAAAATRGADAAATATNASAISFGFAATAVLVSMHYMMFLLMAIFEHLIKPGLASSSSSSGGSGSHDHDAEGRGHGHRHRLALPPARRRVRDASPDKLSRLPKVEPVAAVVDLTVLMPGQPCPTFLARPAPLAPCPREGVAWPWPSHSHDHRRLFVPP, encoded by the exons ATGACCAGGCCGTGGGCGGGGATGGGAATGGCGGGCTCTGGCACGGCGTCCGAGCCGGCCGCCGACGTCGTCGCCAGGGACGACGCGGCAGCGGCCACGAGGGGCGCCgacgccgccgccaccgccaccaACGCCAGCGCCATCTCCTTCGGGTTCGCGGCCACGGCGGTCCTCGTCTCCATGCACTACA TGATGTTCCTCCTCATGGCCATCTTCGAGCACCTCATCAAGCCCGGCCTggcttcctcctcctcctcctccgggggctcgggctcccaTGACCACGACGCCGAAGGCCGCGGCCacggccaccgccaccgcctggcATTACCCCCCGCTCGACGGCGCGTGCGCGACGCGTCGCCGGACAAGCTCAGTCGCTTGCCCAAG GTGGAGCCCGTGGCGGCCGTGGTGGACCTGACGGTGCTGATGCCGGGGCAGCCGTGCCCGACGTTCCTCGCGCGGCCGGCACCGCTCGCTCCTTGCCCCAGGGAAGGCGTTGCCTGGCCCTGGCCTTCCCACTCCCACGACCATCGCCGCTTGTTTGTGCCCCCGTGA